Proteins encoded within one genomic window of Spirochaetaceae bacterium:
- a CDS encoding ABC transporter substrate-binding protein, whose amino-acid sequence MNIVQITRTLAVALVLVLVLTATGLWATGADEEEKDAAVEREMVRDPATGKMVPAPQYGGIITYSQPYNPPSPDVYIHYDAAEALGVVVERLAIADWALDRDVFNYRTQAFAGFPSPLARGHLAESWEQPDPTTIVLHIRQGVNWHDKPPMNGRELTAKDVEYNLHRYLGLGSGYTEPNPKYANVSFAILPWESITATDDRTVVFELTKPDPNALGEVLYSVMTFIYPPEVIKEHGDLSDWRNVVGTGPFELTDWVEGSSMTWIKNPNYWGYDEKYPENRLPYLDGLQMLVMPEEATRVAALRSAKIDLLAVFLGWSQVVSMDVVDSLRKTNPELVLEPFSFRSSTSWTANSRRPPFDDVRVRHALQMALDLETINASYWKGYADTTPQGYLGTGVLGYVTPFADWPEEVKGYYTYDPEGAEALLDEAGYPRGADGIRFKTLLEVALPFGSPLLEYNELAASYWTEIGIDVEVREVESPELRARVAEGDFDLVRWVSGQDSPAMGMIIQQTSDSVYNPPNVRDPVYDAMVADAQAATTIEERKTLIKPIDMYIIEKHWYIWGSRVPRMNVLQPWVMGYNGELELGQVDRQLIAARIWLDSELKEAMGH is encoded by the coding sequence ATGAATATTGTACAGATTACCAGGACCCTCGCGGTTGCGTTGGTCCTGGTCCTGGTCCTGACCGCAACCGGCCTCTGGGCCACTGGCGCAGACGAAGAGGAGAAGGATGCGGCGGTGGAGAGGGAAATGGTGCGCGACCCGGCCACCGGCAAGATGGTGCCGGCGCCGCAGTATGGCGGGATAATCACCTATTCGCAGCCTTATAACCCTCCGAGTCCTGACGTCTATATCCATTACGATGCGGCAGAAGCCCTCGGTGTGGTTGTAGAGAGGCTAGCCATCGCGGACTGGGCACTAGATAGGGACGTATTTAACTATAGAACACAAGCATTTGCTGGCTTCCCTTCCCCCCTCGCTAGGGGGCACTTGGCTGAAAGCTGGGAACAGCCTGACCCCACCACGATCGTCTTACATATCCGCCAGGGCGTTAACTGGCATGATAAGCCACCGATGAACGGTCGGGAGCTAACTGCGAAGGATGTCGAATATAACTTGCACCGTTATTTGGGTCTGGGCAGTGGCTACACCGAACCGAATCCCAAGTACGCCAACGTATCGTTCGCTATTCTGCCATGGGAATCGATAACGGCCACCGACGATCGGACGGTTGTTTTTGAGCTGACGAAGCCAGACCCTAACGCGCTAGGGGAAGTTTTATATAGCGTCATGACTTTTATATACCCCCCCGAGGTAATCAAGGAACACGGCGACCTTTCCGATTGGCGGAATGTGGTCGGCACCGGGCCCTTTGAGCTGACTGACTGGGTCGAGGGCAGCTCTATGACCTGGATCAAGAATCCTAACTACTGGGGCTACGACGAAAAATACCCGGAGAATCGCTTGCCCTATCTTGACGGGTTACAGATGCTGGTTATGCCAGAAGAGGCAACACGTGTGGCGGCATTACGCTCGGCTAAGATTGATTTACTGGCTGTGTTTCTCGGCTGGAGTCAAGTAGTGTCTATGGACGTGGTAGACAGTCTTAGGAAGACCAACCCGGAACTGGTGCTGGAGCCGTTTTCATTTCGGTCGTCGACGTCTTGGACTGCTAACTCGAGAAGGCCGCCCTTTGACGACGTCAGGGTACGCCACGCACTGCAGATGGCACTGGACCTTGAGACAATTAACGCTTCGTACTGGAAGGGTTATGCAGATACGACACCTCAGGGGTATTTAGGGACCGGAGTTCTCGGGTATGTCACCCCATTTGCAGACTGGCCTGAAGAGGTCAAGGGATACTATACCTATGACCCGGAAGGGGCAGAAGCGTTGCTTGACGAGGCTGGATATCCGCGCGGCGCCGACGGCATTAGATTCAAGACCCTCTTGGAAGTGGCCCTCCCGTTTGGGTCACCCTTGTTAGAGTATAACGAATTAGCTGCCTCCTACTGGACTGAGATCGGCATTGATGTAGAGGTTAGGGAGGTTGAGTCTCCTGAGCTTCGGGCAAGGGTAGCAGAAGGTGATTTTGATCTGGTCAGGTGGGTTTCGGGTCAGGATTCCCCGGCTATGGGGATGATAATACAACAGACGTCGGACTCTGTTTACAACCCCCCCAACGTCCGGGACCCGGTTTATGACGCCATGGTTGCAGATGCCCAAGCCGCTACCACCATTGAGGAGCGGAAGACGCTGATTAAACCGATAGATATGTACATTATCGAAAAGCACTGGTATATATGGGGTTCTAGAGTTCCTCGGATGAACGTGCTCCAGCCGTGGGTCATGGGTTATAACGGTGAACTGGAGCTGGGACAGGTGGACCGTCAGTTAATAGCGGCCCGCATCTGGCTTGATAGTGAGCTGAAGGAAGCAATGGGTCATTAG
- a CDS encoding ABC transporter permease: MRAYIIRRLLLIIPTLIILTILVFLSVRYIPGDIIDAMAAQMEHRLAATIDREALERMLGLDVPVYVQYGRWIGVLPTPDWVTGESHFKGLLQGNLGHSMIGGSEPVAELIIGRLPVTIELGVLAIVIGLLIALPVGIYSAIRQDTAADYLGRSIAIIGLATPNFWLGMMVMIFPAIWWGWSPPLKLIPFTEDPLGNLGVFLIPSLILGTAMAASTMRMTRTMMLEVLRQDYIRTAWSKGLKERVVVLRHALKNALIPVITLIGLQLPIVVGGAVIMENIFNLPGLGQLMVNALQGRDYTVVSGVNLVFAAAVLGINLMIDLMYAFLDPRVRYK, translated from the coding sequence ATGAGAGCCTACATCATCAGGCGCTTGTTGCTCATAATCCCCACCCTGATCATTCTAACCATCCTGGTTTTTCTCTCGGTCCGCTACATTCCCGGCGATATAATAGACGCGATGGCGGCTCAGATGGAACACCGCCTAGCCGCGACGATTGACCGTGAAGCTTTGGAGCGTATGCTGGGATTGGACGTGCCTGTCTACGTGCAGTATGGGCGCTGGATAGGAGTGTTGCCGACTCCTGACTGGGTTACCGGCGAGTCCCACTTCAAAGGCCTTCTCCAGGGCAACCTTGGCCACTCAATGATTGGCGGCAGTGAGCCGGTAGCCGAGTTGATAATCGGTAGACTTCCGGTAACCATTGAGCTCGGTGTCCTGGCCATCGTAATCGGGCTGTTGATAGCACTGCCAGTTGGCATCTACTCGGCGATCCGCCAGGATACCGCCGCCGACTACCTGGGGCGCTCAATCGCCATCATCGGCTTGGCAACTCCCAACTTCTGGCTGGGAATGATGGTCATGATCTTCCCGGCAATCTGGTGGGGTTGGTCGCCACCGCTGAAGCTGATCCCTTTCACCGAAGACCCGCTGGGAAATCTCGGGGTGTTCCTCATTCCCAGCTTGATTCTGGGGACAGCCATGGCTGCAAGCACCATGCGGATGACGCGTACCATGATGCTGGAGGTGCTCAGGCAGGACTATATCAGGACCGCCTGGTCCAAGGGTCTCAAGGAGAGGGTCGTCGTTCTGAGACACGCCCTGAAGAATGCACTCATCCCGGTAATCACCCTGATAGGCCTGCAGTTGCCGATCGTGGTAGGTGGCGCCGTTATCATGGAGAACATCTTCAACCTGCCGGGGCTAGGTCAGCTCATGGTGAATGCACTCCAGGGGAGAGACTATACGGTCGTCTCGGGAGTGAATCTGGTTTTCGCCGCTGCGGTTTTGGGGATCAATCTCATGATCGACCTGATGTATGCTTTCTTGGACCCCAGGGTCCGCTATAAATAA